Proteins from a single region of Apium graveolens cultivar Ventura chromosome 7, ASM990537v1, whole genome shotgun sequence:
- the LOC141672653 gene encoding histone H3.3-like, with the protein MARTKQTAPKSSGGKVPGKQLTHKVARMRAPTTGAYRKPHRYRPGTVALREIRKQKTTELLILKLPFQRLVHEIAQGIKSDLRFQSHAVLALQEALEAYLVGLFHDANLCSIHAKRVTIMPKDIQLARRIRRECA; encoded by the exons atGGCTCGTACCAAGCAAACTGCTCCTAAATCTAGTGGAGGAAAGGTTCCTGGAAAGCAGCTCACACACAAG GTTGCTCGTATGCGTGCTCCAACAACTGGTGCCTATAGGAAGCCACATAGATACCGCCCTGGAACAGTTGCCCTTCG TGAGATCCGTAAGCAGAAGACTACTGAGCTTTTGATATTAAAACTTCCATTCCAGAGGCTTGTACATGAAATTGCTCAAGGAATTAAG AGTGATTTGCGTTTCCAGAGCCATGCAGTCCTGGCTCTACAGGAGGCATTGGAGGCTTACCTGGTAGGCCTATTCCATGATGCCAACTTGTGTTCAATTCATGCTAAGCGGGTGACAATAATGCCAAAGGACATTCAGCTGGCAAGGAGGATCCGCCGAGAGTGTGCTTAA